The Candidatus Goldiibacteriota bacterium genome has a window encoding:
- a CDS encoding PQQ-binding-like beta-propeller repeat protein — translation MRKSAVLSLIFLLAFFSAAYAEWNQYQRDSKHHAYTEEHFDTSIPLCIKWMHQIGAWKGAVPLIDNNGIAYIHGRAGLMAIDIKTGEALWSNGHNNRADTAAVLYKDKIIALTYDGGSGFTAFNTKDGSIAWKSIPAGLQYNSFLPDGYTYGNGMRATLAGDYIYAGTKEGYLIKVSAIDGSLVWLKNPTNSKCTYNGAPAVDDDGSVYAGNSARRLVALRPDGSVKWARDMGVGIYSSVTIDNDNIYFGGLNSMVYALNKVTGALKWSYRTDSFIAGGGALKDGIYYVGSDDRHVYAIRTSDGTLKWKTQPLVDNFASMGCIVVGRLVIINGCAFNNYYIDIEDGAVERVCSSRQENFTTPAFGFGTYIYTSMDGYIYGIAPCPPECDICECKATLLPTLTVVSSSTKTLTPTKTHTPTHTWTDTYTGTPTNTFTHTNTATFTETFTDTNTPTFTATFTDTNTPTFTPTFTPTFTDTNTFTMTPTNTSTATFTATPTFTKTFTHTPTATHTSTPDPCLKEPPPAFKVKMIFNPEHTDYIIFEIDSTLVLLEQPLVTIYPHGATDNKDILTFTAELIPGETNKYRVLYPKQTGFGDIDKVVVKGTSICGKTGESGGDFDKSVISEKDVKIIDNVIEPDKGERSTITWKVYEGGEAYVKIYNRNGSLVKVLFEGVMTKEGTYSTVWDGTDANGQKVSSGTYIVIVKTPYYEAKDKISVLR, via the coding sequence ATGAGAAAATCCGCCGTTTTATCGCTGATATTTCTGCTGGCTTTTTTCTCTGCGGCTTACGCGGAATGGAATCAGTACCAAAGGGATTCCAAACATCACGCTTATACCGAAGAACATTTTGATACTTCCATACCGTTATGCATTAAATGGATGCATCAGATTGGGGCATGGAAAGGAGCTGTTCCATTAATTGATAATAACGGTATTGCTTACATACACGGCAGGGCGGGGCTTATGGCGATAGATATAAAAACAGGGGAAGCATTGTGGTCAAACGGGCATAATAACAGGGCGGATACGGCGGCAGTGCTGTATAAGGATAAAATAATAGCCCTTACATATGACGGGGGTTCCGGGTTTACCGCTTTTAACACAAAAGACGGCAGCATCGCGTGGAAAAGCATTCCTGCCGGATTGCAATATAATTCCTTTCTTCCTGACGGATACACTTATGGAAACGGAATGAGGGCCACCCTTGCGGGTGATTATATTTACGCGGGCACAAAAGAAGGGTATTTAATCAAAGTAAGCGCCATTGACGGCTCGCTTGTGTGGCTGAAAAATCCCACCAATTCAAAATGCACATATAACGGCGCGCCTGCGGTTGATGACGACGGAAGCGTTTACGCGGGAAATTCCGCCAGAAGGCTTGTGGCTTTAAGGCCGGACGGTTCTGTAAAATGGGCAAGGGATATGGGAGTCGGAATATACTCTTCCGTTACTATTGACAACGATAATATATACTTTGGAGGGCTTAACAGTATGGTTTATGCTTTAAATAAGGTTACCGGCGCGCTTAAGTGGTCATACAGGACCGACAGTTTTATTGCCGGCGGCGGCGCGTTAAAAGACGGGATCTATTATGTAGGTTCTGATGACAGGCATGTTTACGCGATAAGGACGTCAGACGGCACGCTTAAATGGAAAACACAGCCTCTTGTGGATAATTTTGCCAGTATGGGATGTATTGTTGTGGGCAGGCTTGTGATTATAAACGGATGCGCTTTTAACAATTACTATATTGATATAGAAGACGGGGCGGTGGAGCGCGTCTGCTCTTCAAGGCAGGAAAATTTTACCACTCCCGCTTTCGGTTTTGGCACATATATATACACATCCATGGACGGGTATATTTACGGAATAGCGCCTTGCCCGCCAGAATGCGATATCTGCGAATGCAAAGCAACGCTGCTTCCAACCCTGACTGTCGTAAGTTCTTCCACCAAAACGCTTACTCCCACAAAAACGCATACCCCCACGCATACGTGGACAGATACTTATACCGGCACGCCGACAAATACTTTTACCCATACAAATACCGCGACTTTCACGGAAACTTTTACGGACACCAATACGCCTACATTTACAGCGACGTTTACGGATACAAATACACCTACCTTTACACCGACTTTCACGCCTACATTTACAGATACAAATACGTTTACCATGACTCCGACAAATACAAGCACCGCCACTTTTACCGCGACGCCCACGTTTACAAAGACATTCACCCATACGCCCACTGCAACGCATACAAGCACTCCTGATCCGTGCCTGAAAGAGCCGCCGCCTGCGTTTAAGGTGAAGATGATATTCAATCCGGAACATACAGATTATATTATTTTTGAAATTGACTCCACGCTTGTACTTTTAGAGCAGCCTTTGGTTACAATTTATCCGCATGGCGCCACGGATAATAAGGACATTCTTACGTTTACCGCGGAATTAATTCCCGGAGAAACAAATAAATACAGGGTGCTGTATCCCAAACAGACGGGATTCGGCGATATTGATAAGGTGGTTGTAAAAGGCACAAGCATATGCGGTAAAACAGGGGAGAGCGGCGGGGATTTTGATAAAAGCGTAATATCAGAGAAAGACGTGAAAATTATTGATAATGTCATTGAACCGGATAAAGGCGAGCGTTCCACCATAACATGGAAAGTCTATGAAGGCGGCGAAGCGTATGTGAAAATATACAATAGAAACGGGTCGCTGGTAAAGGTGTTGTTTGAAGGCGTTATGACCAAGGAAGGCACATACAGCACCGTGTGGGACGGCACGGACGCGAACGGGCAGAAAGTTTCAAGCGGCACGTATATTGTGATTGTAAAAACCCCGTATTATGAGGCTAAAGACAAGATAAGCGTTTTAAGATAA
- a CDS encoding 50S ribosomal protein L28: MAKKCVVCDKQVVTGNNVSHANNRTRTTNKPNLQNVKIVLKGKVTREWVCTRCLRSGKVKKAA, translated from the coding sequence ATGGCAAAAAAGTGTGTGGTTTGCGATAAGCAGGTAGTAACAGGAAACAATGTTTCTCACGCGAACAACAGGACAAGAACAACGAACAAACCGAACCTTCAGAACGTGAAGATAGTTTTGAAAGGTAAAGTAACCCGTGAATGGGTATGCACAAGGTGCCTTCGTTCCGGCAAAGTTAAAAAAGCCGCGTAA
- a CDS encoding tetratricopeptide repeat protein produces the protein MKLRYLLVIAAVFAFMTGCATTASHYELGMQYYESGKLDDAIEEFQLSLSVTPSDPVVHKALGDVFADKGLILEAIAEWEVAVNLRPAYEEVKGKLEASYVTLGKEEFDKGRSKDAIELWKKAVALNPMNLEARKRLGLAYISEKDTDQGILELEFVIDKNPTDALIYKKLGLAYFQKGRFEDAARAFENLVRIDPTDAMAYNNLGSIYIKIKKYNEAIGVLQQAIKLDPDKTEILNNLGNAYFNKGDYKNARAQWAKVIQMKPLDKTARDNIKVLDEMGE, from the coding sequence ATGAAATTAAGGTATTTACTGGTGATTGCGGCTGTGTTTGCGTTCATGACGGGCTGTGCGACAACGGCATCCCATTACGAACTTGGAATGCAGTATTATGAATCCGGAAAACTTGACGATGCCATTGAAGAATTTCAGCTGTCTCTTTCTGTAACGCCGTCTGATCCCGTCGTTCACAAGGCGTTAGGCGACGTATTCGCGGACAAAGGGCTTATACTTGAAGCTATAGCCGAATGGGAAGTGGCGGTTAATTTAAGGCCCGCGTATGAAGAGGTTAAAGGCAAACTTGAAGCGTCTTATGTGACCCTTGGAAAAGAAGAATTTGATAAGGGAAGGTCAAAAGACGCAATTGAATTGTGGAAAAAAGCTGTGGCATTAAATCCTATGAACCTTGAAGCCAGAAAAAGGCTTGGACTTGCGTATATTAGCGAAAAAGATACTGACCAGGGGATACTGGAACTTGAATTTGTAATAGACAAGAATCCCACTGACGCGCTGATTTATAAAAAACTTGGCCTTGCTTATTTTCAGAAAGGCCGTTTTGAAGATGCGGCAAGAGCTTTTGAAAATCTTGTAAGAATTGATCCTACCGATGCCATGGCGTATAACAACCTGGGCTCTATTTATATAAAAATAAAGAAATATAATGAAGCCATAGGCGTGCTGCAGCAGGCAATAAAACTTGACCCTGATAAAACAGAAATTCTTAATAACCTTGGCAACGCGTATTTTAATAAAGGCGACTATAAAAATGCCAGGGCTCAGTGGGCAAAGGTAATACAGATGAAACCGCTTGATAAGACGGCGCGTGATAATATTAAAGTACTTGATGAAATGGGAGAGTAA